In the genome of Halobacterium noricense, one region contains:
- a CDS encoding DUF5803 family protein, whose protein sequence is MSRARVALGLLALVALAGCAGTGLGGAPAPSDEQLAENATYDWDRDADVTLNVTGEQYKTVADVNGTEQVRLASTSGFGGRNPVLISAVQFRYENGTVVGADAIDVSTRDQRTVVDLPAANGTFAYTGTAGTRSVNAPLDFEGSHEVVLPPGMRVSFPIFGDVSPGGYEKSIEDNRVHLRWESLDSATVSAEYYLDRDLYVFGGIVGVLAVVAVGGVVYYRLRIRRLEREREQSGLDYEQ, encoded by the coding sequence ATGAGCAGGGCCAGGGTGGCGCTCGGGCTGCTCGCGCTCGTCGCACTCGCCGGCTGCGCCGGTACCGGTCTCGGCGGCGCGCCCGCGCCCAGCGACGAGCAACTCGCGGAGAACGCGACCTACGACTGGGACCGCGACGCCGACGTCACGCTCAACGTCACCGGCGAACAGTACAAGACCGTCGCCGACGTGAACGGCACCGAACAGGTGCGGCTCGCCTCCACGAGCGGGTTCGGCGGCCGGAACCCGGTGTTGATTTCGGCGGTACAGTTCCGTTACGAGAACGGCACCGTCGTCGGCGCGGACGCCATCGACGTCTCCACGCGCGACCAGCGCACGGTGGTCGACCTGCCCGCGGCGAACGGCACGTTCGCGTACACCGGGACGGCCGGCACGCGCTCGGTGAACGCGCCCCTCGACTTCGAGGGCTCGCACGAGGTCGTGTTGCCGCCGGGAATGCGCGTGTCGTTCCCCATCTTCGGCGACGTCTCGCCGGGCGGCTACGAGAAATCCATCGAGGACAACCGCGTCCACCTGCGCTGGGAGTCCCTGGACAGCGCCACCGTCAGCGCCGAGTACTACCTCGACCGCGACCTCTACGTCTTCGGCGGCATCGTCGGCGTGCTGGCGGTCGTCGCGGTCGGCGGCGTCGTCTACTACCGGCTGCGCATCCGCCGGCTGGAGCGCGAGCGCGAGCAGTCCGGTCTCGACTACGAGCAGTAG